A region of the Candidatus Kryptonium sp. genome:
CCGAGCATGCTGTTGAAGTTCATCTTCCATTTTTGCAGAAGGCATTGAATCATTTTAAACTTGTCCCAATTGTGATGGGAGATCAAAAATCTGAGTATAGTTTTCGTTTGGGCGACATACTCGGGGAAGTTTTAACGGGTAGAAATGTTTTGCTTGTTGCAAGCACTGATCTTTCGCATTACTATCCTTATGATGTCGCGATGAAATTTGATAAGATCGTAATTGATGATATCGCAAGTTTTAATCCGGAGAAGCTAATGGATGACCTTGAACAACAGAGATGTGAAGCGTGTGGTGGTGGTCCGACGGTTGCAGTGATGCGTGCAGCGAAAAAGCTCGGAGCGGATAAATCTGAAGTTCTTTACTATTGTAACTCCGGAGATGTAACAGGTGATAAAACTGGCGTTGTCGGTTATCTCTCAGCTGTGCTATTTAAACAGGTTAATTGAGGTTGACATTTAAAACCTTCAACATAGCAATCGTTGGTGCAGGAAGAGTTGGAACTTTAATAGCAAAATTTTTAAGCGAGATAATTGGGCATAGGATAATTGCTGTTATAAGTAGAAGTGACGATT
Encoded here:
- the amrB gene encoding AmmeMemoRadiSam system protein B, which encodes MIKEKVRHPAVAGLFYPDVPSILNAEIEKMFERAKDIIGDKKISGEIKALIAPHAGYMYSGQTAAIAYSLIRGKDYDTVVVVSPSHREYFDAISIYDGKSYKTPLGEIEIDFELAEEIVSAGNGLIEFSSYGHRSEHAVEVHLPFLQKALNHFKLVPIVMGDQKSEYSFRLGDILGEVLTGRNVLLVASTDLSHYYPYDVAMKFDKIVIDDIASFNPEKLMDDLEQQRCEACGGGPTVAVMRAAKKLGADKSEVLYYCNSGDVTGDKTGVVGYLSAVLFKQVN